From Blattabacterium cuenoti, the proteins below share one genomic window:
- a CDS encoding putative LPS assembly protein LptD — MFRTIIIFLSFIFSYEKNEDLKSKEKSINTINSKIKIKYSSDRQEHNIEKGISYLNGNSLIEYLDTKIKSENIEFNWKKKYIKTMGNKEKPVIIQKGDFYFSISNFFYMNLDNKKWIAKDVHIQKKKDYAIIAESFKKEKNYSFLKKVVYISDPYFLHKKEKNPDFYLKTDYIKYFHKKETVLTGPIFFYFHQVPLPIFIPFLYIPIKKNGISSFYGINYPKIGVKKNKLYIDNIGIFFPISIFNFKLIGSTYGISEWKFRTEIEYKLKKLGYNGHLLFNYQFFSKKRTNNYQLNWKKHENTKFNSKVELHADINYDKSNFLGKETNIPNIGLKKKMKNVYLLNMDVYMIKNKKETLFHLPDINLFFREKRSFSKEKFFLRSFYIDYKINTHNSIYYKYPFKKKEESFFHTTEIDNTINLSTNFPIIFSYPYIKISPNIYYKGHSSWFFLHCKSLYQIIDFSMDFLFPSMEKIFILDKKSSFLMEPKISPMFSFKIDSFFPIFLQKKEDKNFFTDTFLGIKSSNSRIIIDLLLDNNLELKIKTEKSSEYKKIKILEFFKIHSSYIFYENFLMWDKFHITGYTNFTKKFGVKYEGKISFFHNNKKNKMNFNFYEKKDGKYEFNLSFRYYLMNNNILLNKNENNKDYVNDNHCFKYSIPIELKIEYFEKNEKNKNIYYFLHNFLMIKGLIELTKYFKIEMHTNYDLLKNKITLAKVIFYRDLRSFKINFNWTPIGEKDPFWSFFIGIKDPNLSDIIQYKVTNN; from the coding sequence GTGTTTAGAACAATAATAATATTTCTATCATTTATCTTTTCTTATGAAAAAAATGAAGATTTAAAATCAAAAGAAAAATCTATAAATACAATAAATTCAAAGATAAAGATTAAATATAGTTCTGATAGACAAGAACATAATATAGAAAAAGGAATTTCTTATTTAAATGGTAATTCTTTGATAGAATATCTTGATACAAAAATAAAGTCTGAAAATATAGAATTTAACTGGAAAAAGAAATATATAAAAACTATGGGAAATAAAGAAAAACCAGTTATTATACAAAAAGGGGATTTTTATTTTTCCATATCTAATTTTTTTTACATGAATTTAGATAATAAAAAATGGATCGCTAAAGATGTACATATTCAAAAAAAAAAAGATTATGCTATTATAGCTGAATCTTTTAAAAAAGAAAAAAATTATAGTTTTTTAAAAAAAGTTGTATATATTTCAGATCCATATTTTTTACACAAAAAAGAAAAAAATCCTGATTTTTATTTAAAAACTGATTATATAAAATATTTTCACAAAAAAGAAACAGTACTTACTGGACCTATTTTTTTCTACTTTCATCAAGTTCCCTTACCTATATTCATTCCATTTTTATATATTCCTATAAAAAAAAATGGAATTTCTTCTTTTTATGGAATAAATTATCCAAAAATAGGAGTAAAAAAGAATAAATTATATATAGATAACATTGGTATATTTTTCCCAATTTCTATTTTCAATTTTAAATTAATAGGATCTACATATGGAATTTCGGAATGGAAATTCCGTACTGAAATTGAATATAAATTGAAAAAATTAGGATATAATGGACATCTTCTTTTTAATTATCAATTTTTTTCAAAAAAAAGAACAAATAATTATCAACTAAATTGGAAAAAACATGAAAATACAAAATTTAACTCTAAAGTAGAACTTCATGCAGATATCAATTATGATAAATCAAATTTTTTAGGAAAAGAAACAAATATTCCAAATATAGGATTAAAAAAAAAGATGAAAAATGTTTATTTATTAAATATGGATGTTTATATGATCAAAAATAAAAAAGAAACCCTATTCCATCTTCCTGATATTAATCTTTTTTTTAGAGAAAAAAGATCTTTTTCAAAAGAAAAATTTTTTTTACGTTCATTTTATATAGATTATAAGATAAATACACATAATTCAATTTATTATAAGTACCCTTTCAAAAAAAAAGAAGAATCATTTTTTCATACTACTGAAATAGATAATACTATAAATTTATCTACAAATTTTCCTATTATTTTTTCTTATCCATATATAAAAATATCACCAAATATTTATTATAAAGGTCATTCTTCATGGTTTTTTTTACATTGTAAATCTTTATATCAAATTATTGATTTTTCTATGGATTTTTTATTTCCTTCTATGGAGAAGATTTTTATTTTGGATAAAAAATCTTCTTTTTTAATGGAACCTAAAATATCACCTATGTTTTCATTTAAAATAGATTCTTTTTTTCCTATTTTCCTTCAAAAAAAAGAAGATAAAAATTTTTTTACTGACACTTTTCTTGGTATTAAGAGTAGTAATAGCAGAATAATAATAGATCTATTATTAGATAATAACTTAGAATTAAAAATAAAAACTGAAAAAAGTTCAGAATACAAAAAAATTAAAATACTTGAATTTTTTAAAATTCATTCTTCTTATATCTTTTATGAAAATTTTTTGATGTGGGATAAATTTCATATAACTGGATACACGAATTTTACAAAAAAATTTGGAGTAAAATATGAAGGAAAAATTAGTTTTTTTCATAATAATAAAAAAAATAAAATGAATTTTAATTTTTATGAAAAAAAAGATGGAAAATACGAATTCAATTTGTCTTTTCGATATTATTTGATGAATAATAATATTCTTCTTAATAAAAATGAAAATAATAAAGATTATGTTAATGATAACCATTGTTTTAAATATTCAATTCCAATTGAATTAAAAATTGAATATTTCGAAAAAAATGAAAAAAATAAAAACATTTATTATTTTCTTCATAATTTTTTAATGATAAAAGGATTGATTGAATTAACTAAATACTTTAAAATAGAAATGCATACCAATTATGATTTATTAAAAAATAAAATTACTTTAGCTAAAGTAATTTTTTATAGAGATTTAAGAAGTTTTAAAATAAATTTTAATTGGACACCTATAGGAGAAAAAGATCCATTTTGGTCTTTTTTTATTGGAATAAAAGATCCAAATTTAAGTGATATTATACAATACAAAGTAACAAATAATTAA
- a CDS encoding Rid family detoxifying hydrolase, with amino-acid sequence MKHFHEKKILSKIPTLGPYSSCLLIENFLFVSGQIGIDPKTKKLINITIEQETDRVMKNLEIILLESGINFKDVIKTSIFIKNIEDLSKINFSYSKFFHNCYPVRETIQVSGLPKNANIEISLIAYKKN; translated from the coding sequence ATGAAACATTTTCATGAAAAAAAAATTTTAAGTAAAATACCTACTTTAGGTCCATATAGTTCATGTTTACTGATAGAAAACTTTTTATTTGTTTCTGGTCAAATAGGAATAGATCCAAAAACTAAAAAATTGATTAATATTACCATAGAACAGGAAACAGATAGAGTTATGAAAAATTTGGAAATTATTCTTTTAGAAAGTGGAATAAATTTTAAAGATGTTATAAAAACGTCTATTTTTATAAAAAATATAGAAGACTTATCTAAAATAAATTTTTCCTATTCTAAATTTTTTCATAATTGTTATCCTGTTAGAGAAACAATACAAGTTTCTGGACTTCCAAAAAACGCAAATATAGAAATATCTTTAATAGCATATAAAAAAAATTAA
- a CDS encoding OstA-like protein codes for MKNFFFLCLLNLVYFYQVFSQEKKEIKLIHADFIHKNEKKSKFFIIGNVHFKYKKYHLFCDKAVYYKKNDIFHGYGNIQFKSNENRIFSQEIECSRKKKNIKITGKVVFFHHNIKITSNSIIYNYEKKIFQAIKNVVLHFKNEMKLSTNILEYNIPKKFFIYKNGGSIFHGNCTIFSERGMFFPTEKKAEVKYNVKLLLHNYTILSNSIEYLLKKDEIHFISPTVIEINKTNNFFYIRDGFFFPKKEVFLSKKYCIIHYNGKIVTGKYFFLNRRKKIGYIKNVIVEEKNKKTYFFGDEGYFDFVIGLFSFRKNSFFIKIFKNNFFYIHSDIINVYIKNNNVYLIKVLPVKSFFLNENIQGISDYMEYKEIDKSIKFIGKPFFWIKNQQFNGDTVFFHLKKDFFLDSLKILKNSLYIKKINSIDFNQIQGETMIGFFQEENKLKKFFVKKNVKSIIYIYSSDKENKIINKSSCEFLSVNIEKGKEINKISCLDNTTSEVFFLKKESSTKKDELKFFLPNFSWKEKEKPKNKKNFLLKKIKKYKKENIIERKKINKIKKIRFL; via the coding sequence ATGAAAAATTTTTTTTTCTTGTGTCTATTAAATCTAGTATATTTTTATCAAGTTTTTTCTCAAGAAAAAAAAGAAATAAAACTAATTCATGCGGATTTTATACATAAAAACGAAAAAAAATCCAAATTTTTTATAATAGGAAATGTTCATTTCAAATATAAAAAATATCATCTTTTTTGTGATAAAGCTGTTTATTACAAAAAAAACGATATTTTCCATGGATATGGAAATATCCAATTTAAATCAAATGAAAATAGAATTTTTTCTCAAGAAATAGAATGTTCTAGAAAAAAAAAAAATATAAAAATTACAGGAAAAGTTGTTTTTTTTCATCATAATATAAAAATAACATCGAATTCAATAATTTATAATTATGAAAAAAAAATATTTCAAGCTATAAAAAATGTTGTTCTTCATTTTAAAAATGAAATGAAATTGTCTACCAATATTCTAGAATATAATATTCCAAAAAAATTTTTTATCTATAAAAATGGAGGATCTATTTTTCATGGAAACTGTACTATTTTTAGTGAAAGAGGAATGTTTTTTCCTACAGAAAAAAAAGCAGAAGTTAAATATAATGTTAAATTATTATTACATAATTATACAATATTATCTAATTCAATAGAATATCTCTTAAAAAAAGATGAAATACATTTCATTAGTCCTACTGTTATTGAGATAAATAAAACGAATAATTTTTTTTATATAAGAGATGGTTTTTTTTTTCCAAAAAAAGAAGTTTTCTTATCTAAAAAATATTGTATAATTCATTATAATGGTAAAATAGTGACAGGAAAATATTTTTTCTTAAACAGAAGAAAAAAAATTGGATACATTAAAAATGTAATTGTCGAAGAAAAAAATAAAAAAACTTACTTTTTTGGAGATGAAGGCTATTTTGATTTTGTTATAGGATTGTTTTCTTTTAGAAAAAATTCTTTTTTTATAAAAATATTTAAAAACAACTTTTTCTATATTCATTCCGATATTATTAATGTATATATAAAAAACAATAATGTTTATTTAATTAAAGTATTACCTGTAAAAAGTTTTTTTCTTAATGAAAATATTCAAGGAATATCTGATTATATGGAATATAAAGAGATAGATAAATCTATCAAATTCATTGGAAAACCTTTTTTTTGGATAAAAAATCAGCAATTTAACGGAGATACTGTTTTTTTTCATCTAAAAAAAGATTTTTTTTTAGATTCATTAAAAATTTTAAAAAATTCTCTTTATATAAAAAAAATAAATTCAATAGATTTTAATCAAATACAAGGAGAAACTATGATTGGTTTTTTTCAAGAAGAAAATAAATTAAAAAAATTTTTTGTTAAAAAAAATGTAAAGAGTATAATTTATATCTATTCTTCTGATAAAGAAAATAAAATAATCAATAAATCTTCTTGTGAATTTCTATCTGTAAATATAGAAAAAGGAAAAGAAATAAATAAAATATCATGTTTAGATAATACGACTTCTGAAGTTTTTTTTCTAAAAAAGGAATCGTCTACAAAAAAAGATGAACTAAAGTTTTTTCTTCCAAACTTTTCATGGAAAGAAAAAGAAAAACCAAAAAACAAAAAAAATTTTCTATTAAAAAAAATAAAAAAGTATAAAAAAGAAAATATTATAGAAAGAAAAAAAATAAATAAAATAAAAAAAATCAGATTTTTATGA
- a CDS encoding aspartate aminotransferase family protein: MKKLETDFIKYQTQVRSNPMKLIIDYADGNYIYGKDGKKYLDFVAGISVNTLGHGNKEIKKSIKDQVNQYLHTMVYGEFIQEPCVQLCKKLSENTPYPLNTTYLLNTGTEAVECALKLAKYYTGKEEIISCKNSYHGSTHGSMSLMNDENKKRVFRPLLPLIKFTKFNKIKELKSLITNKTACVILETIHSGLGITLPTISFLKEVKKECKKHKALMILDEIQTGFGRTGKLFAFEHYDIVPDILIMGKGMGGGMPISGLMSSEIIMKNFSLLPMNHLTTFGGNVLSAVASLSTLNQLINYKIMDDIFIKEKLIRKYLVHNQIKNIHGKGLFLSFELKEKNKINKVLNSCLKKGLILFHFLFNNNFLRITPPLTITEEEIKKGCSIIIESLNELD, from the coding sequence ATGAAAAAATTAGAGACTGATTTTATAAAATACCAAACTCAAGTCAGATCTAATCCTATGAAATTAATAATAGATTATGCTGATGGTAATTATATCTATGGAAAAGATGGAAAAAAATATTTAGATTTTGTAGCAGGAATATCCGTTAATACTCTTGGCCATGGGAATAAAGAAATAAAGAAATCTATAAAGGATCAAGTAAATCAATATTTACATACTATGGTCTATGGTGAATTTATACAGGAACCTTGTGTTCAACTTTGCAAAAAGTTATCAGAAAATACACCATATCCATTAAACACGACTTATTTATTAAATACAGGAACTGAGGCTGTTGAATGTGCATTAAAATTAGCTAAATATTATACAGGAAAAGAAGAAATTATATCTTGTAAAAATTCTTATCATGGGAGTACCCATGGCTCTATGAGTCTTATGAATGATGAAAATAAAAAAAGAGTATTTAGACCTCTCCTTCCACTTATTAAATTTACAAAATTTAATAAAATAAAAGAATTAAAATCTTTAATAACCAATAAAACAGCTTGTGTTATTTTAGAAACGATCCATAGTGGTTTAGGAATAACATTACCTACTATCTCTTTTTTAAAAGAAGTAAAAAAAGAATGTAAAAAACATAAAGCTTTGATGATTTTAGATGAAATCCAAACCGGTTTTGGAAGAACAGGAAAATTATTTGCTTTTGAACATTATGATATTGTTCCTGATATACTTATAATGGGAAAAGGAATGGGAGGAGGAATGCCTATTAGTGGACTGATGTCATCCGAAATAATTATGAAAAATTTTTCTCTATTACCTATGAATCATTTAACTACATTCGGAGGAAATGTATTATCTGCAGTAGCATCTTTAAGCACATTAAATCAACTTATTAATTATAAAATAATGGATGATATTTTTATAAAAGAAAAATTAATAAGGAAATATTTAGTCCATAACCAAATTAAAAACATTCATGGAAAAGGTCTTTTTTTATCTTTTGAATTAAAAGAAAAGAATAAAATAAATAAAGTATTAAATTCTTGTTTAAAGAAAGGATTAATTTTATTTCATTTTTTATTCAATAATAACTTCTTGAGAATAACTCCACCATTAACCATTACAGAAGAAGAAATAAAAAAAGGTTGTTCTATTATTATAGAAAGTTTAAATGAACTTGATTAA
- the truA gene encoding tRNA pseudouridine(38-40) synthase TruA has protein sequence MRFFIELSYNGKYYHGWQIQKKVKSVEEKLEYCLSKLLSTSINIIGAGRTDKGVHARQMFAHFDFEEKLDSNLTKRLNIFLPKSIHVINIFPVKKYAHARFHALSRTYKYYLISEKNPFIQDFSWYYIYPLDFIRMNKASKILMRYKNFSSFCKKRKDRKSDNICEIYYAHWSKYKTHFCFTIQANRFLRNMVRSIIGTLVDIGRSKISINEFIKILELENPIYRNSQIAPPYGLFLTKIIYPEDIFYDSEKK, from the coding sequence TTGAGATTTTTTATTGAATTATCTTATAATGGTAAATATTACCATGGATGGCAAATACAGAAAAAGGTAAAATCTGTAGAAGAAAAATTAGAATATTGTTTATCTAAATTATTAAGTACATCTATTAACATAATAGGAGCTGGAAGAACGGACAAAGGTGTTCATGCTCGACAAATGTTTGCTCATTTTGACTTTGAAGAAAAATTAGATAGTAATTTAACTAAAAGGTTAAATATTTTTTTACCTAAATCAATCCATGTTATCAATATTTTTCCAGTTAAAAAATATGCTCATGCTAGATTTCACGCTTTAAGTAGAACTTATAAATACTATTTAATAAGTGAAAAAAATCCATTTATACAAGATTTTTCTTGGTATTATATCTATCCATTAGATTTTATACGAATGAATAAAGCCTCTAAAATTTTAATGAGATATAAAAATTTTAGTTCTTTTTGTAAAAAAAGAAAAGATAGAAAAAGTGATAATATATGTGAAATATATTATGCTCATTGGTCAAAATATAAAACTCATTTCTGTTTTACCATTCAAGCTAATAGATTTTTAAGAAATATGGTTAGATCAATTATTGGGACTTTGGTAGATATAGGACGATCTAAAATAAGTATCAATGAATTTATAAAAATTTTAGAATTAGAAAATCCTATTTATCGTAATAGTCAGATAGCTCCTCCATACGGTTTATTTCTTACGAAAATTATTTATCCAGAAGATATATTTTATGATAGTGAAAAAAAATAA
- a CDS encoding ABC transporter ATP-binding protein — protein MIVKKNKERSSLKKLLKISLKYKFILISTIFFSILISFISAYRPKLIQKAIDLHIVYKDFFGLKNILIWIVLLLFLESVFHFILLYLSNILAQNVIKEVRIKLFQKLLHFNNSFFNQTPIGKLVSYSVSDIETITVIFNDGILLVSGDCLRIMMIIIMMYTVHKKLSLIVFLTIPLMYVITRFFQKTLKKTFHEERTYTSLLNSFLQENIIGMSIIQLFHKEKEELLKFKTINYKLMNAHFKTIFYFSIFFPIVEFISAITISLVIFYGGFYSNVYLINKVKPGQIIAFIFFIYLLFRPMRQMADRFNIIQRGIAGIERIFSILNSDKNIVNKGKIKIRKLKGHIVFKNVFFSYKKRENVLNGISFEIKPMEKIAIVGSTGSGKSSITHLISRLYDIKKGKIFIDGHLIQRIELKSLRSHIRVVTQDPFLFNDSIINNITLGDFSIKKEKIEEMARKIGIHRFIKSLPSGYEHIVQERGGVLSLGEKQLISFLRAQMHPYSVLILDEATASLNQELEELIYHATNYLTKNKTSIIITHRLSTLKNADKIMVINNGFLVEEGTHKHLIKIKGYYADLYK, from the coding sequence ATGATAGTGAAAAAAAATAAGGAAAGATCTTCTTTAAAGAAGTTATTAAAAATTAGTTTAAAATATAAATTCATCCTTATATCTACAATTTTTTTTTCTATATTAATTTCTTTTATATCTGCTTACCGTCCTAAATTAATACAAAAAGCTATAGATTTACATATAGTTTATAAGGATTTTTTTGGACTAAAAAATATTTTAATATGGATTGTATTACTTCTTTTCTTAGAAAGTGTATTCCATTTCATTTTACTATATTTATCTAATATTTTAGCACAAAATGTAATCAAAGAAGTTAGAATTAAACTATTTCAAAAATTATTACATTTTAACAATTCTTTTTTTAATCAAACACCTATAGGAAAACTTGTTTCTTATTCCGTTTCTGATATAGAAACTATTACCGTAATTTTTAATGATGGGATACTACTTGTATCTGGTGATTGTTTAAGAATTATGATGATTATCATTATGATGTATACTGTACATAAAAAATTATCTCTTATTGTTTTTTTAACTATACCTCTTATGTATGTTATTACTCGTTTTTTTCAAAAAACACTAAAAAAAACTTTTCATGAAGAACGTACATATACTTCTCTACTAAATAGTTTTTTACAAGAAAATATTATAGGAATGTCTATTATACAACTTTTTCATAAAGAAAAAGAAGAACTTTTAAAGTTTAAAACTATTAATTATAAATTAATGAATGCTCATTTTAAGACAATATTTTATTTTTCTATTTTCTTTCCTATAGTTGAATTCATTTCCGCAATAACAATCAGTCTTGTTATATTTTACGGAGGTTTTTATTCTAATGTATACTTAATAAATAAGGTAAAACCTGGACAAATTATTGCTTTTATTTTTTTTATTTATCTTCTTTTCCGTCCTATGCGACAAATGGCAGATAGATTTAATATTATCCAAAGGGGGATAGCAGGAATAGAACGTATTTTTTCTATATTGAATTCTGATAAAAATATTGTTAATAAAGGAAAAATAAAAATAAGAAAATTAAAAGGACATATAGTATTTAAAAATGTATTTTTTTCCTACAAGAAAAGAGAAAATGTGTTAAACGGAATTTCATTTGAAATTAAACCAATGGAAAAAATAGCTATAGTAGGGTCAACTGGTTCTGGAAAATCTAGCATAACACATCTAATTTCTAGATTATATGATATAAAAAAAGGAAAAATATTTATTGACGGACATCTTATTCAAAGGATAGAATTAAAAAGTTTAAGATCTCATATAAGAGTAGTCACGCAGGATCCTTTTTTATTTAATGATTCTATTATAAACAATATTACTTTAGGTGATTTTTCTATCAAAAAAGAAAAGATAGAAGAAATGGCAAGAAAAATAGGAATACATAGATTTATTAAATCACTACCTAGTGGTTATGAACATATAGTTCAAGAAAGAGGTGGTGTTTTATCACTTGGAGAAAAACAGCTTATCTCTTTTTTAAGAGCACAAATGCATCCTTATTCTGTATTAATTTTAGATGAAGCTACGGCTTCTTTAAATCAAGAATTGGAAGAATTAATTTATCATGCTACAAATTATTTAACTAAAAACAAAACTTCTATCATCATTACACATCGTCTTTCTACATTGAAAAATGCAGATAAAATTATGGTTATCAATAATGGATTTCTTGTAGAAGAAGGAACTCATAAACATTTAATTAAAATAAAAGGATATTATGCCGATTTATATAAATAA
- a CDS encoding peptidylprolyl isomerase: MEKKFLFILIIISYLFRFSFALDTLDKVDGISAIVGDEIILDSEVKRYLSNNKSKTYCKVLEYLINQKLILYYMKKNPMIQKITDQEIQSKIENNIPKIGNGLGNDDIEKLTENIRNDQYIELFYQNMENETEISPGEIKSFLQKEKLPVIPNKVCISYMMISPIYSDKNRNKIIDFLKRIKKEIHSDNDFSMKAILFSEDYSSSLNGGLITGLNKENISKEFEYVISSLKEKQISEPFETDLGFHLIMLEKDREKKVDIRHILIQPKYTNDDLIHTKSIIYKMKNILYKNQKLSFKDILNNYTSQERKKFFVFEKIWLEENNISENMKKELKKLKIGEVSEPYKEIYNGKEKFFIFKLLEKKYSHTISLKEDYIELKNFLNKKKMDKKIKNWIQKKLKNTYIKVDKSLCT, translated from the coding sequence ATGGAAAAGAAGTTTTTGTTTATTTTAATAATTATTTCTTATTTATTTCGTTTTTCCTTTGCTTTAGATACTTTGGATAAAGTAGATGGGATATCTGCTATTGTAGGAGATGAAATAATATTGGATTCAGAAGTGAAACGTTATTTATCTAATAATAAATCTAAAACATATTGTAAAGTTTTAGAATATTTAATCAATCAAAAATTGATACTTTATTATATGAAAAAAAATCCAATGATACAAAAAATAACAGATCAGGAAATACAATCAAAAATAGAGAATAATATTCCTAAAATTGGAAATGGATTAGGAAATGATGATATAGAAAAACTAACAGAAAATATTAGAAATGATCAATATATAGAACTTTTCTATCAAAATATGGAAAATGAGACAGAAATTTCTCCTGGAGAGATAAAATCTTTTTTACAGAAAGAAAAACTTCCTGTCATACCTAATAAAGTATGTATTTCTTACATGATGATATCTCCAATTTATAGTGATAAAAATAGAAATAAAATTATAGATTTCTTAAAAAGAATTAAGAAAGAAATTCATTCTGATAATGATTTTTCTATGAAAGCTATTTTATTCTCTGAAGATTATTCATCTTCATTAAATGGAGGTTTAATTACTGGACTAAATAAAGAAAATATATCAAAAGAGTTCGAATATGTAATCTCTTCATTAAAAGAAAAACAGATATCTGAACCTTTTGAAACAGACTTAGGTTTTCATTTAATAATGTTAGAAAAAGATAGAGAAAAAAAAGTAGATATAAGACATATTTTAATTCAACCTAAATATACGAATGATGATTTAATACATACTAAATCAATTATATATAAGATGAAAAATATTTTATATAAAAACCAAAAATTATCTTTTAAAGATATATTGAATAATTATACTAGTCAAGAAAGAAAAAAATTTTTTGTTTTTGAAAAAATATGGTTAGAAGAAAATAATATTTCTGAAAATATGAAAAAAGAATTAAAGAAATTAAAAATAGGAGAAGTATCAGAACCTTATAAAGAAATTTATAATGGAAAAGAAAAATTTTTTATTTTTAAATTATTAGAAAAAAAATATTCTCATACAATTTCATTGAAAGAAGACTATATAGAATTAAAAAATTTTTTAAACAAAAAAAAAATGGATAAGAAAATAAAAAATTGGATCCAAAAAAAATTAAAAAATACTTATATAAAGGTAGATAAAAGTTTATGTACTTAA
- the lptB gene encoding LPS export ABC transporter ATP-binding protein, whose product MVLIAKKLSKKYKEKIIVKEVSFYLNRGEIVGLLGPNGAGKTTSFDMIVGITRPDKGKIFLYEKDITKYPMYKRSRIGIGYLSQESSIFRKLSVEDNILCILEMKKNCSKEQIRIKTKKLLEEFRLKNIRKRRGNLLSGGERKRTEIARCLALDPSFILLDEPFSGIDPISIEELKKILFSLKKKNIGILITDHNVQETFTITDRIYLIFEGEILKFGSSKELKNDPIVREVYLGNYFKNHS is encoded by the coding sequence ATGGTTTTAATAGCTAAAAAATTATCTAAAAAATATAAAGAAAAAATTATAGTAAAAGAAGTTTCTTTTTATTTAAATCGTGGAGAAATAGTTGGATTATTAGGACCAAATGGAGCTGGAAAAACAACTTCTTTTGATATGATAGTTGGTATTACTAGACCAGATAAAGGTAAAATATTTCTTTATGAGAAAGACATAACAAAATATCCTATGTATAAACGTTCTAGGATAGGAATTGGGTATTTATCACAAGAATCCTCTATTTTTAGAAAACTATCTGTAGAAGATAATATTTTATGCATATTAGAAATGAAAAAAAATTGTTCTAAAGAACAAATAAGAATAAAAACAAAAAAACTTCTTGAAGAATTTAGATTAAAAAATATACGAAAAAGACGTGGAAATTTACTATCTGGAGGTGAAAGAAAACGTACTGAAATCGCTAGATGTTTAGCTTTAGATCCTTCATTTATTCTTTTGGATGAACCTTTTTCCGGTATCGATCCTATATCTATAGAGGAGCTAAAAAAGATTCTTTTTTCTTTAAAAAAAAAGAATATAGGAATATTAATTACAGATCATAATGTTCAAGAAACTTTTACGATAACAGACCGTATTTACTTAATATTTGAAGGTGAAATTTTAAAATTTGGATCATCTAAAGAATTAAAAAATGATCCTATAGTCAGAGAAGTTTATTTGGGAAATTATTTTAAAAATCATAGTTAA
- a CDS encoding thiamine diphosphokinase: MNHRFLEKEVVALFLNGTPPKIYCKKKHYYKKIFSVDGAFHYIKKIGVKVDFFIGDFDSFPKKNLPSFGNNVLEKKNQNQTDFEKALNIIYKKGFFNINVWGGSGKEQDHFLGNLSTALKYKKKLSIIFHDDYHSYFFSDKKNFFYQKKNKKISLFPFPEVEGIFTRGLKYPISNGLLKIGEHIGIRNEACKNKIEISYQRGELLIFIEK, translated from the coding sequence ATGAATCATCGTTTTTTAGAAAAAGAGGTAGTCGCATTGTTCCTAAATGGAACCCCACCTAAAATTTATTGCAAGAAAAAACACTATTATAAAAAAATATTTTCTGTGGATGGAGCATTTCATTATATAAAAAAAATTGGGGTAAAGGTTGATTTTTTTATTGGAGATTTTGATTCTTTTCCGAAGAAAAATCTTCCTTCTTTTGGAAATAATGTTTTAGAAAAAAAAAATCAAAATCAGACAGATTTTGAAAAAGCTTTAAATATAATATACAAAAAAGGTTTTTTTAATATCAATGTTTGGGGTGGTAGTGGAAAAGAACAGGATCATTTTTTAGGAAATTTGTCTACTGCATTAAAATATAAAAAGAAATTATCCATAATTTTTCATGATGACTATCATTCTTATTTTTTTTCTGATAAAAAAAATTTTTTTTATCAGAAAAAAAATAAGAAAATATCTCTTTTTCCTTTTCCCGAAGTAGAGGGAATATTTACTCGTGGTTTAAAGTATCCTATTTCTAATGGTTTATTAAAAATAGGAGAACATATAGGAATAAGAAATGAAGCCTGTAAAAATAAAATAGAAATAAGTTATCAAAGAGGAGAATTATTAATATTTATAGAAAAATAA